One Microbacterium esteraromaticum genomic window carries:
- a CDS encoding LCP family protein: MTLAAPHASARGGRPLIETRPLRHPDSADEAMMGRRGWWLVALNALIPGSAQVLAGNRRLGRFGLGATLLAWFLLIIAAGLALFGRDVLVWLVVGSLSWFVLTLVQVLLIGYAILWIVLTVDTLRLVRLIKVPVISRWALPVASVLVLSLAASGAVYGSTAAASSRGALGSIFGGGGPSLPPSDGYYNILLLGADSGDGRDSMRFDSISVVSVNASTGAVTITGIPRELPNAPFSEGSPMRELYPDGFEGHSSRTCGWNPWMNHVRNAAEVCRDDQGAGLYPDAAQHDSAPGIEATKDAAEGVLGIEIPYYVFVDMNAFAELIDALGGVDIEVTERLPKGGGPGDTDRPASEWATGWIEPGEQHMDGDTAQWYARSRYTTSDWDRMKRQRQLQVAILEQFTPENVAGRFNEIAAAGTALVETDLPQDKVPEFFGLVMKAKELPVTQIELTPESGVDEHEPDYDHIHAMVQQALHPPTKTPTPDGS, from the coding sequence GTGACGCTGGCCGCCCCGCACGCCTCCGCGCGAGGCGGGCGGCCGCTCATCGAGACGCGCCCGCTGCGGCATCCCGACAGCGCCGACGAGGCGATGATGGGACGGCGGGGCTGGTGGCTCGTCGCGCTCAACGCGCTCATCCCCGGCTCCGCGCAGGTGCTTGCGGGCAACCGCCGTCTGGGGCGGTTCGGGCTCGGCGCCACGCTGCTGGCCTGGTTCCTGCTGATCATCGCCGCCGGTCTCGCGCTCTTCGGCCGGGACGTGCTGGTGTGGCTCGTCGTCGGCTCGCTGTCCTGGTTCGTGCTCACCCTGGTGCAGGTGCTGCTGATCGGCTATGCGATCCTCTGGATCGTGCTCACGGTCGACACCCTGCGCCTGGTGCGGCTGATCAAGGTGCCGGTGATCTCCCGCTGGGCGCTGCCCGTGGCATCCGTGCTGGTGCTCTCGCTCGCGGCATCCGGCGCGGTCTACGGTTCCACCGCTGCCGCCTCGAGCCGAGGGGCGCTCGGCAGCATCTTCGGCGGGGGAGGGCCCAGCCTGCCGCCCAGCGACGGCTACTACAACATCCTCCTGCTCGGCGCCGACAGCGGCGACGGGCGCGACTCCATGCGCTTCGACAGCATCTCCGTCGTGTCCGTGAACGCATCCACTGGCGCCGTGACGATCACCGGGATCCCGCGCGAGCTGCCGAACGCTCCGTTCAGCGAGGGCAGCCCGATGCGCGAGCTCTACCCTGACGGGTTCGAGGGCCACTCCAGTCGCACCTGCGGCTGGAACCCCTGGATGAACCACGTCCGCAACGCGGCCGAGGTCTGCCGGGACGACCAGGGCGCCGGCCTGTATCCGGATGCCGCGCAGCACGACTCCGCGCCCGGGATCGAGGCGACCAAGGACGCTGCCGAGGGGGTGCTCGGCATCGAGATCCCGTACTACGTCTTCGTCGACATGAACGCCTTCGCCGAGCTCATCGACGCCCTCGGCGGCGTCGACATCGAGGTAACCGAGCGCCTGCCCAAGGGCGGAGGGCCCGGCGACACGGACCGGCCGGCCTCGGAGTGGGCGACAGGCTGGATCGAGCCGGGCGAGCAGCACATGGACGGCGACACCGCGCAGTGGTATGCGCGCTCTCGCTACACGACGAGTGACTGGGACCGCATGAAGCGCCAGCGCCAGCTCCAGGTCGCGATCCTCGAGCAGTTCACTCCCGAGAACGTCGCGGGCCGGTTCAACGAGATCGCCGCTGCGGGCACCGCCCTCGTGGAGACGGACCTGCCGCAGGACAAGGTCCCCGAGTTCTTCGGACTCGTCATGAAGGCCAAGGAGCTGCCCGTCACCCAGATCGAGCTGACCCCCGAGTCCGGGGTCGATGAGCACGAGCCCGACTACGACCACATCCACGCGATGGTGCAGCAGGCGCTGCACCCGCCGACGAAGACGCCGACCCCGGACGGATCCTGA
- a CDS encoding glycosyltransferase, with the protein MNVQLRVVLDQVGGDADQTRAGFALAEGLIRTAPRGCVVSAITPSGTEVTTPGLHEIRTLPLARRELAAAWQMGIPAGVGGGLIHSPSLLAPLVRHDRVHDHDQTTVTLWDLCAWESPDALSKSSVVWQRSMLKRAIKHADAIVVPSHAMAERLGEIVPVGDRIRVIAGAAPIGFGEPDDAAALRADLQLPERYVVLIGDAASLADGFRAAAHADIDAVVLDAEEGAEPALADLAAAAGLPERRAHIRGALDDATRAAALAGAAAVVATSMAACWPWRLIEAMELGVPIVAVDSGVHRDVVADGGALVPPGELSDALIDALGSGRERLRVLGSDRARAFSWASSAERVWALHAEL; encoded by the coding sequence ATGAATGTGCAGTTGCGGGTCGTGCTCGATCAGGTCGGCGGCGACGCAGACCAGACGCGTGCGGGATTCGCGCTCGCCGAGGGCCTGATCCGCACAGCGCCCCGCGGGTGCGTCGTCTCGGCGATCACGCCGAGCGGCACCGAGGTGACGACGCCGGGGCTGCACGAGATCCGCACGCTGCCCCTGGCGCGTCGCGAGCTGGCCGCGGCCTGGCAGATGGGCATCCCGGCGGGGGTCGGCGGGGGGCTGATCCACTCGCCGAGCCTGCTTGCGCCCCTCGTGCGCCACGATCGCGTGCACGACCACGATCAGACCACCGTGACGCTGTGGGACCTGTGCGCCTGGGAGAGCCCTGACGCGCTGTCGAAGTCGAGCGTCGTCTGGCAGCGATCGATGCTCAAGCGCGCGATCAAGCACGCGGACGCCATCGTCGTGCCCTCGCACGCCATGGCCGAGCGCCTCGGCGAGATCGTGCCGGTCGGCGACCGCATCCGGGTGATCGCGGGGGCGGCACCCATCGGATTCGGCGAGCCAGACGACGCGGCGGCGCTGCGCGCCGACCTGCAGCTCCCCGAGCGCTACGTGGTGCTCATCGGCGACGCGGCATCGCTCGCCGACGGATTCCGCGCCGCCGCCCACGCCGACATCGACGCCGTGGTGCTGGACGCCGAGGAGGGCGCCGAGCCGGCGCTCGCGGACCTGGCGGCGGCTGCCGGCCTTCCCGAGAGACGCGCGCACATCAGGGGCGCGCTCGACGACGCGACCCGCGCGGCGGCGCTGGCCGGCGCTGCGGCGGTCGTGGCCACCTCGATGGCGGCGTGCTGGCCATGGCGCCTCATCGAGGCGATGGAGCTGGGCGTGCCCATCGTCGCCGTCGACTCCGGCGTGCATCGCGACGTCGTCGCCGACGGGGGAGCGCTCGTGCCTCCCGGAGAGCTCTCCGATGCGCTCATCGACGCACTCGGGTCCGGCCGTGAGCGGCTGCGGGTGCTCGGCTCCGACCGGGCGAGGGCGTTCTCGTGGGCGAGCTCAGCGGAGCGGGTCTGGGCGCTGCACGCGGAGCTCTGA
- a CDS encoding 5-(carboxyamino)imidazole ribonucleotide synthase, which produces MTVRVGVIGGGQLARMMIAPAVELGLDIRVLAEDEGMSAQLAATAVGDYRDLDTVRAFANDVDVITFDHEHVPQEVLRALIADGAQVHPGPDALQYAQDKLVMRARLTELGVPQPDWAPVRDADELQRFIDEHGGGAVVKTPRGGYDGKGVRVVRAGSEAADWFDAAGGDALLAEELVSFRRELAQQVARRPSGDMVAYPVVETVQRDGVCAEVIAPAPATTERLVAVAEDIGRRIAEGIGVTGMLAVELFETDDERILVNELAMRPHNSGHWSQDGAVTGQFEQHLRAVADLPLGGTEPRQPWTVMINILGGPADGTLADRFAPAMAEHPEAKIHTYGKAPRPGRKVGHVNVSGDDLDDVVYTARAAAALFL; this is translated from the coding sequence ATGACGGTGCGCGTAGGTGTGATCGGCGGAGGACAGCTGGCTCGGATGATGATCGCCCCGGCGGTCGAGCTCGGCCTCGACATCCGGGTGCTCGCCGAGGACGAGGGCATGTCGGCCCAGCTCGCCGCGACTGCGGTGGGCGACTACCGCGACCTCGACACGGTGCGCGCATTCGCGAACGACGTCGACGTCATCACCTTCGATCACGAGCATGTGCCGCAGGAGGTGCTTCGCGCCCTCATCGCCGACGGCGCACAGGTGCATCCCGGGCCCGACGCGCTGCAGTACGCGCAGGACAAGCTGGTCATGCGCGCCCGCCTCACCGAGCTGGGCGTGCCACAGCCCGACTGGGCGCCGGTGCGCGACGCCGATGAGCTGCAGCGTTTCATCGACGAGCACGGCGGCGGTGCGGTCGTGAAGACGCCGCGCGGCGGTTACGACGGCAAGGGCGTGCGCGTGGTGCGGGCTGGCTCCGAAGCGGCTGATTGGTTCGACGCGGCCGGCGGCGACGCCCTGCTGGCGGAGGAGCTGGTCTCGTTCCGTCGTGAACTGGCGCAGCAGGTGGCCAGGCGCCCCAGCGGAGACATGGTCGCCTACCCCGTGGTCGAGACCGTGCAGCGCGACGGCGTGTGCGCCGAGGTCATCGCCCCTGCGCCCGCGACGACCGAGCGGCTGGTCGCCGTCGCCGAGGACATCGGCCGGCGCATCGCCGAGGGCATCGGCGTGACCGGGATGCTCGCGGTCGAACTCTTCGAGACCGACGACGAGCGCATCCTCGTGAACGAGCTCGCCATGCGTCCGCACAACAGCGGGCACTGGAGCCAGGACGGTGCCGTGACCGGGCAGTTCGAGCAGCATCTGCGCGCGGTCGCCGATCTTCCCCTCGGTGGCACCGAGCCGCGCCAGCCGTGGACCGTGATGATCAACATCCTCGGCGGCCCGGCCGATGGAACGCTCGCCGACCGCTTCGCGCCGGCCATGGCCGAGCATCCCGAGGCGAAGATCCACACGTACGGCAAGGCCCCTCGGCCTGGCCGGAAGGTCGGCCATGTGAACGTCTCGGGCGACGACCTCGACGATGTCGTCTACACCGCCCGCGCGGCGGCGGCACTGTTCCTCTGA
- a CDS encoding PH domain-containing protein, whose amino-acid sequence MTQPVTLGGRPNMPPPGAPVEELLVARFRSHARRLFWSALLLIATAGATAYFYDNLPAPFENWMLLAASGIVVLLLVVLPFLFWISRTCTITTRRVIVREGLGSRHRRELSHTRGYSIGVRRGPLQRLWGAGTITLSNGVDEPMRLQNVPMVNLVHEVLADQVEVNQILAHRDAQTSGQAL is encoded by the coding sequence GTGACTCAGCCCGTGACACTCGGCGGCCGGCCGAACATGCCGCCGCCGGGCGCGCCCGTCGAGGAGCTGCTCGTGGCGCGCTTCCGCAGCCACGCACGGCGGCTGTTCTGGTCGGCGCTGCTGCTCATCGCGACGGCGGGCGCGACGGCCTACTTCTACGACAACCTCCCGGCTCCGTTCGAGAACTGGATGCTGCTCGCCGCCTCCGGCATCGTCGTGCTGCTGCTCGTCGTGCTACCCTTCCTCTTCTGGATCTCGCGCACCTGCACGATCACCACGCGCCGGGTGATCGTTCGCGAGGGGCTCGGATCGCGGCACCGACGGGAGCTGTCGCACACGCGCGGATACTCGATCGGCGTGCGCCGCGGTCCGCTGCAGCGACTCTGGGGCGCCGGCACGATCACGCTCAGCAACGGGGTCGATGAGCCGATGCGCCTGCAGAACGTGCCGATGGTCAACCTCGTGCACGAGGTGCTCGCCGACCAGGTCGAGGTGAATCAGATCCTCGCGCATCGCGATGCGCAGACCTCTGGGCAGGCCCTCTGA
- a CDS encoding CDP-glycerol glycerophosphotransferase family protein, with the protein MGVVSDGKKAYRLLRKALASRSAVQRVRRRLAAQGPHPHHHYRIAVYFADGAVNMYQMRQWYRPLAELAKRWPVVVLSRSATGAEKLIEEDGPPVAFVPTVRNLEKFLAKQDIRIVLYVNQNTRNFQMFRYGRRWHVFINHGESDKMYMTTNQYKAYDYALIAGQAARDRLSRTLWDYDLDTRTIEIGRPQADHYSGTLPYAPDERRVVLYAPTWEGDRPSAHYGSIASHGETLVARLLATGRHRVIYRPHPRSGVVNDEYGAAHRRILAAIAEANAADPAAHHVHDDGPELGWQLAAADVAVVDISAMVYDRLAAGKPLLITRPADERASIDTTGYLSACEWLTVDGASSIVDEVERVAADEEAVARLRTWVRHYFGDTAPGAATEKFHGAIEQLMQKWDEWHARDTGADDEEDDDDVDDEDDG; encoded by the coding sequence ATGGGTGTGGTCTCAGACGGGAAGAAGGCGTATCGGCTGCTGCGGAAGGCGCTCGCGTCGCGCTCGGCCGTGCAGCGGGTCCGCAGGCGGCTCGCCGCCCAGGGACCGCATCCCCACCACCACTACCGGATCGCGGTGTACTTCGCCGACGGCGCCGTCAACATGTATCAGATGCGCCAGTGGTACCGTCCGCTCGCGGAGCTCGCGAAGCGCTGGCCGGTCGTCGTGCTCTCACGCAGCGCGACGGGGGCGGAGAAGCTGATCGAGGAGGACGGACCGCCGGTGGCGTTCGTGCCGACGGTGCGCAACCTCGAGAAGTTCCTCGCCAAGCAGGACATCCGCATCGTCCTCTACGTGAATCAGAACACCCGCAACTTCCAGATGTTCCGGTACGGGCGTCGCTGGCACGTGTTCATCAACCACGGCGAGTCCGACAAGATGTACATGACCACGAATCAGTACAAGGCGTACGACTACGCGCTGATCGCAGGTCAGGCGGCGCGCGACCGGCTGAGCCGCACGCTGTGGGACTACGACCTCGACACGCGCACGATCGAGATCGGCCGTCCGCAGGCGGATCACTACTCCGGCACGCTTCCATACGCTCCCGACGAGCGCAGGGTGGTGCTGTACGCGCCGACCTGGGAGGGCGACCGCCCTTCGGCGCATTACGGCTCGATCGCCTCGCACGGAGAGACTCTCGTGGCGCGGCTGCTCGCGACGGGCCGGCACCGCGTCATCTACCGACCGCATCCGCGCAGCGGTGTCGTGAACGACGAATACGGCGCGGCGCACCGCCGGATCCTCGCGGCGATCGCCGAGGCGAACGCCGCCGACCCCGCGGCGCATCACGTGCACGACGACGGACCTGAACTCGGCTGGCAGCTGGCTGCGGCCGACGTCGCCGTGGTCGACATCTCGGCGATGGTCTACGACCGTCTCGCCGCGGGGAAACCCCTGCTGATCACCCGCCCGGCCGACGAGCGGGCTTCCATCGACACCACCGGGTATCTCTCCGCCTGCGAGTGGCTCACGGTCGACGGCGCGTCGAGCATCGTCGACGAGGTGGAGCGCGTCGCGGCCGACGAGGAGGCCGTCGCGCGCCTGCGCACCTGGGTGCGGCACTACTTCGGCGACACCGCACCCGGGGCCGCGACCGAGAAGTTCCACGGTGCGATCGAGCAGCTCATGCAGAAGTGGGACGAGTGGCACGCGCGCGACACCGGCGCCGACGACGAGGAAGACGATGACGACGTCGACGACGAGGACGACGGATGA
- a CDS encoding biotin--[acetyl-CoA-carboxylase] ligase encodes MMHLPRTAALADPLIVLESCGSTNAELRARIVGGEHLGHFAVLLTDSQTAGRGRLDRTWTTPAGSALAVSVLLRDLPVHADARGWIPLAAGVAMTDAIAAQLADRSVGLKWPNDVMVDGRKICGILAEVTAHGVIVGSGVNTAMAETELPVPTATSFAALGADADIDRLLSDYLAGLRSLIGALAREGDASASGLHAAAEQRCLSIGREVEVSMPHGETLRGRAVGLQGDGCLVVVDVDGAERAVASGDVVHARLA; translated from the coding sequence ATGATGCATCTGCCGCGCACGGCGGCGCTGGCCGATCCGCTGATCGTGCTGGAGTCATGCGGATCGACCAACGCCGAGTTGCGCGCGCGCATCGTCGGAGGCGAGCATCTCGGGCACTTCGCCGTGCTGCTGACCGACTCGCAGACGGCGGGCAGGGGACGGCTGGACCGCACCTGGACGACACCGGCGGGCTCGGCGCTCGCCGTCTCCGTGCTGCTGCGCGATCTGCCTGTCCACGCCGACGCGCGGGGCTGGATCCCGCTGGCAGCCGGTGTGGCGATGACGGATGCCATCGCCGCGCAGCTGGCCGATCGCTCCGTCGGGCTCAAGTGGCCCAATGACGTGATGGTCGACGGGCGCAAGATCTGCGGGATCCTCGCCGAGGTCACGGCGCACGGCGTGATCGTCGGAAGCGGCGTGAACACCGCGATGGCCGAAACCGAGCTGCCCGTGCCGACCGCGACGTCGTTCGCCGCGCTCGGCGCGGACGCCGACATCGATCGGCTGCTCTCGGACTACCTGGCGGGTCTGCGTTCGCTGATCGGCGCTCTCGCGCGCGAGGGAGACGCATCGGCATCCGGCCTCCACGCCGCGGCCGAGCAGCGATGCCTCAGCATCGGTCGCGAGGTCGAGGTCAGCATGCCGCACGGCGAGACGCTGCGCGGCCGTGCCGTGGGCCTGCAGGGCGACGGGTGCCTGGTGGTGGTCGACGTCGACGGCGCCGAGCGCGCCGTGGCGTCCGGCGACGTCGTCCACGCCCGCCTCGCCTGA
- the purE gene encoding 5-(carboxyamino)imidazole ribonucleotide mutase, which translates to MGSDSDWRVMSDASQALTDFGIAHEVEVVSAHRTPDKLMRYGREARGRGIRVIIAGAGGAAHLPGMLASVTALPVVGVPVPLAYLDGMDSLLSIVQMPAGIPVATVSIGGARNAGILAARILGTSDPDLADRVEAYAAELEDQVEQKNQRLKDSL; encoded by the coding sequence ATGGGATCCGACTCCGACTGGCGCGTGATGAGCGACGCCTCCCAGGCGCTCACCGACTTCGGCATCGCGCACGAGGTCGAGGTGGTCTCGGCGCATCGCACGCCGGACAAGCTCATGCGCTACGGCCGCGAGGCCCGAGGCCGTGGCATCCGGGTCATCATCGCCGGAGCAGGGGGAGCGGCCCACCTGCCCGGCATGCTCGCCTCGGTCACGGCTCTGCCTGTCGTCGGCGTGCCGGTGCCTCTCGCGTACCTCGACGGCATGGACTCTCTGCTCTCGATCGTGCAGATGCCGGCCGGCATCCCCGTCGCCACCGTCTCGATCGGCGGCGCCCGCAACGCAGGCATCCTCGCGGCACGAATCCTCGGCACCTCGGACCCCGATCTCGCTGACCGGGTCGAGGCCTACGCCGCCGAGCTCGAGGACCAGGTCGAGCAGAAGAATCAGCGGCTGAAGGACTCCCTGTGA